Part of the Sorghum bicolor cultivar BTx623 chromosome 1, Sorghum_bicolor_NCBIv3, whole genome shotgun sequence genome, GATTACCGGTCACCTGTGCCCACGTTTGCGCTCGAAGTGGGTTCATTCAGTTCACTCGAATTGGACGAATCAAATGAACCCGCATCTATGAGGAATATTTCCTATGTGGGATATTGATGAACTAACCGCTATTTGTGGAACCAAACACCCTCGAAAATGAGTTCGACTCATTCCAACCTACTTCAACACCTAAACTAGACACACCTTTATAGAAGAAAAGAAGTTACTTTTGAAAACTATTGGAGAAACCCCTTCTTTGCTGCTTGCAATTATTTTTGGGAACTTGAAAAACTTAATGATTTTAGAAATTAAATTTTgagaactcttggagatgctcttgccTCCACTAATACTACCTAACACAAGGGTTTTTGTTGTTTTTTATTAGAACCCTAAACTATTTCTAATTATAACTGAATGCTTCCAAAGTTTTCTCTCTCTTGCATTTTCTCACCTAGAACACTGCCTTCTTTCCATTTTCACTTCATCTTTCACGTAAGCACAATACTGACACAAAGAGGGGAATGAGTGATTCGATAGGTGCCGGCCGCTAGGCCATTGAGCTACGCTAGCAGGCCTGCATGCCCCCGGGGCTGGCTGCAGCTCGGCTAGAGGGAAGCCCTAACAACGCGGCAGGTGGCGGCATGCTCGGCCGCTAGAGGTGCGCACCAGATACACCTTGGTACGGTCGCGGGTGAACCGGTTGAGGCTACTGGTGACAGAAACTGGGTGCATTCAAAAGGTATGGGGACAAATCATGGTGGTCGAGGAAGGCGATGTCAAGCAGGAAGAAATCGAGCAAGGAATAGGGATCGAGGACGAGGTATCGGGCACGAAAAAGATGACGGGCAAGCAGCAATTGGTACTGAGGAGGTGGCATAAGTTGAAAAGAGGCTTGGGGGGTGGGGGGGAGCTCGAGATGTCCGGGAAGGGAAGATGCTTTGAGCGAGAAGTAAGTAATTGGGTTATGGTGGGTGGTAAATGAAAAAGTAGTGACCAACTACTTCACTTATGAGAATGGATTGTGGCCTTGTGGGAGGAAAGATTTTAGTAGGCAATAAATCTGAGAGCTTGAGgcattgtttggatgtagtcgaattcacatcaatccacgtgTATTGGAGTGGGTTGGAGtaaaacttgaactaaattctacCCCAATCTACTCCGATATATGTGGactgaggtgaatccgacagcATTCTAATCAGAAGAAGTCGCAGGTGCTCTTAGCTGAGGGCCAACAGTGGGTGGTGTCGTGAGTTCGTGACAATGACACTAGCCCGGCAAGGTGTCTGGTTGCCATGATTGGGTTCGAAGCGTGCCCCCGTCGGTGAGCGCAAGCTGCCCCACGTGCCTCCCGTCTCCTCTTCACTAATCACTCTCGTACTCCACTCCTGGTTTCTCTATGCGGGCGGGCCCACACCCCACTAGCGTAATATCCCATCATCAGCATCAACCATGATAGGAGGACTGGCCGCGTGACTGATGGCGTAGTACTCCGGCCTGATACTGGTAGTGGTATCGACAGGGTTAAGCAATCATCATACACGTATCATAAAGAAATGGACACTCAATCAATACGGCATCATGGTAAAGACGTTGCCTTTCCAAGATATAAACCCTGACAAAATGCACACGAGTAGTTTTCTCAATCAATATACATAGTCTTACTAAAAGAACTCGAGAGGTCAAATCCTCCGCCAAATTTTGCTCTTCTGTGTAAATTGGCCATATTTTCTCTCCTTTTGCTCACATCTGTCTAGGCATCTTTCCCACAATTTTTTATGGGAATTCAGATTAATTAAGGGCTCGTTCATTTTCCTAGGAATTGATCCCTGAAATGGTTCCCAGCTAGAATAATAAGCTAATTTATTTGTATAACAATTGATTACTTGGAACAATTTCTAGCCTTGTTCAGGGACAACCGAATGAGTCCTAAgtactattttttttaattcaGAGTATCACCACATGAGGGGAAATTATTTGCCCTTCAAGCTAAGTTGTCCGTGTTAGCACTAATTAAAATACGGCTTGAAAGAGAAGAGATGGAGCTGATTAAACCAGTTGCGCCAACAATTAACACGTGGGGTACCTACGCGTCTTCGCCAACAGGGCCTTACCGGTTTCGTGACTACTACTAGTAGAAACTACAAGATGGAATGATTCCAGGCAGTAATCAAGGGGCCATGTTCCCTTGACAGAAGAACTCTCCCTTTCAATAACTCCATGTTAACAATTTATTAGTACTACTATTTCATTAGGTCAGAGTGCAACCACAAAAATAATCTCATAGACGTGATCATAGCTAGGAAGCCAGCATATGCACTAGTCTCCTCGGGGGAAAAAAAGAGATAAATCGTATGGACTTGATCGTAGCCACGGAGTACATTGCGTTACTATTTGTAGTCAACTTTGAGGCGACCAATTATATATAGTAGTATACGTATGAGCCACAAGGACAGAAGAACAAAATAAGGCCGTAACGTCATCTTATCAAATATTgcctctgtcccagaaaaatacAGTTATTTTTTTCTCAGTTAAAGTATCTTAAGTTTAATCAGATTTGTGAAAAAAAATCTAACATAATCAAATCAATAAGTATCAATATATTTgtgataaaatatatttttatagttgCTTATTTTTTCAATTTAGTCAACTTTAACATAATTTTAACTTAGGCCAAACGTAAAATTCACATTCTAAAGGCAACGGGATTTGATAATATCTACCTATACTGTTTATTTATGAATAGATCACGGCCGAAAAACAACATACTGTACTTGCAATGGCCCAGGCACCATTGGGCTGTAACAAATGGAATGAACGGCCCAACGTGAAAACTGGTACCTCAACTCCTCAAGTAACCCACGCCatttgctcaaaaaaaaaagagtaaccCACGCCAGGCCCTTTTGTGGATCAAAATCAAATAGAGAGGCCCATGTAAATCCATAGGACCACGATTGTGCTGTGCCAGAGTTTATCATATCATCGGCAAAGATGTCCATCCACTTGGAATTTGGTAACACAAAAAAATTGTTATATGCATCGTTTATCACGACTTCATCAAAAGAAAATTCAACAGCCAGGAAAGCAAGCAGAGAACTTACGTAAAAGGAAACTGAATAAAGCTTAATATCTTACACCAGCAAATGAAAACCTAGGAGGCTACCATGCAATAATAACTAGCTAGTTATTCGACATTATATAGAATGTTTGACACAAACTTAAGCTAACGCTTCTCGACAAAATATAAGGCCACAAATATACTAAGTAGCAGGTTGTCGGTAGCTCCATTGACGACGCATGCAATACGATTATTAGTGCCTCTCGCCACGGATCCTGGTAGCCAGATGAACATCTTTGGGCATGATGGTGACCCGCTTGGCATGGATGGCACACAGGTTGGTGTCCTCGAAGAGAGCCACGAGATAGGCTTCTGCTGCCTCCTGCAGAGCAAGGATCGCATGGCTTTGGAAACGAAGGTCACTCTGCATATGCATATACATATTAAGATCTTACGTGCAACTGTTTCAGAAAAACAAGGGAAAAAATGCAGATCATGCATGTAGTGATCAAATCAGCAGCCACACGTACCTTGTGAAGCTGGGAAATCTCCCTGACGAGCCTCTGGAAGGGCATCTTCCTAATGAGCAGCTCGGTGCCCTTCTGATACTTGCGAATTTCACtgcaagaaaataaataaatgtgaaGAGGTTCAGATTCAGTTGTGGCACGGTTGATTCCATGAAAAAACATAGCCGTACGTACCCAAAAATTGGTCGTTGATAGCAAAGCAAAAccatgaaatgaaatgaaattaGGTGTGATTTTGCACTTGCTGCATGAACATACCGAAGGGCGACAGTTCCGGGGCGGTAGCGGCGAGGCTTCTTCACTCCTCCGGTTGCTGGCACTCTCTTGCGAGCAGCAATCTGTAAATAAATGGTCACGCCAAGCCATACTAATGTTAAAATCTACTTTCAACACGTACGCAAGTACTGACGATGATACTTAACATGCAAAATTTACATATACATACGAATATCTTTTTAACGAGTTGCTTCCTTGGCGCCTTTCCTCCGGTCGAGTTACGAGCTGTAGACTTGGTACGAGCCATCTTGCAAACAAAAAAGTAAACTGATCATGTACATATGCACAAAATAAATCCTGATGAGTATCATATTGTAATTGAAATAAAATGCTTTTGAGGAACAGAAATAAGCTATGTAACAGTATCTGCATCTAATTAAATGTGCACCGAACTACTGTCACACACATAGCATAATAATGCCTAATAATGAATCATGTAAAGTAAGAAATTAAAACAAATTGAGAACATGTATGCAGATAAAGAGAAATATATGAATTGAGAAGTGAGAACTATACACAGTGCAAATATGGACAACGAACAAAGCAAGAATATAGATCACCGGATCAATTAGTACTGCACGAATCAAAGTAGAGTAATGAGGAGATCGAGTAACTAAAGATGAAGGAGGGGTAGGTTTATTTAATTACCTCTCACAGATCGTGTGTGCTAGCAACTGCTACACTGATGATGCCTTGTAGCTGTAGTCGTAGTAGGTCGCTCTTCAGCCGTGGccctgtgatgaatttggctagGGGGGAAGGGGGCGCTATTTATATAGGCCCGTACGCGAGACGCACAACAGACTTAGGTCGGTTCCTGCGTGATCGGACGGCTCTGATTAGGCTGTGCTCCGGATCGGTGTAGGCAAACGCAGGATTCTTATTGGTTGGTGGCACTATGACGCGGATTTATGTAATTAACCAGAGCATGTACGTACGACGTATATGTAGTTTTCCTTCTGATCTATGCTTTTTTCGGCAGTCATTGGATTAAAATCTAACGGATCATGAGAACGGGAACTATACGTTTTAGGTTTAGCACCTTGAGCGGAGTTAG contains:
- the LOC8055645 gene encoding histone H3.3, which encodes MARTKSTARNSTGGKAPRKQLVKKIFIAARKRVPATGGVKKPRRYRPGTVALREIRKYQKGTELLIRKMPFQRLVREISQLHKSDLRFQSHAILALQEAAEAYLVALFEDTNLCAIHAKRVTIMPKDVHLATRIRGERH